In one Agrobacterium vitis genomic region, the following are encoded:
- a CDS encoding LysR family transcriptional regulator produces MRFDLVDLRLFLAVIDAGSITHGAAEAGMSLPAASERLRDMEASGEVLLLHRGRRGVSPTEAGEALAHHARAILHQMAQMRGEIGRYAKGLRSTIRILANTAAVSEFLPERLGAWMRANPQVDIELKERQSPDIARALAAGFADIGILSSTAGTEELILRPFAIDRLVAVFAPDHDFAGKKQLRFAELLDHHFIGLMDGALQRHIEMQAMRLGAKVRLRVALRSFGGICRLAGKGAGIGIVPETAARHWKRTVRMDFARLSDEWATRHLSAGIHSGAELTPAAQSLFEHLTADNCA; encoded by the coding sequence ATGCGCTTTGACCTCGTCGATCTTCGTCTGTTTCTCGCCGTCATCGATGCTGGCAGCATCACGCATGGTGCGGCCGAAGCGGGGATGTCGCTGCCGGCTGCCAGCGAACGACTGCGGGACATGGAGGCCTCGGGTGAAGTCCTGCTGCTCCATCGCGGCCGGCGCGGCGTCAGCCCGACGGAGGCTGGCGAGGCCTTGGCGCATCATGCCCGTGCGATCCTTCACCAGATGGCGCAGATGCGAGGCGAGATCGGCCGTTATGCGAAGGGGCTTCGCAGCACGATACGCATCCTGGCCAATACGGCCGCCGTATCGGAGTTCCTGCCCGAGAGGCTTGGGGCCTGGATGAGGGCCAATCCGCAAGTCGATATCGAATTGAAGGAACGGCAGAGCCCTGATATCGCCCGCGCGCTTGCGGCGGGTTTTGCTGATATTGGAATTTTATCAAGCACAGCCGGGACAGAAGAGTTGATCTTGCGTCCGTTCGCCATTGATCGGCTTGTCGCCGTATTTGCGCCGGATCATGACTTTGCTGGAAAGAAACAGCTTCGTTTCGCTGAACTGCTCGATCACCACTTCATCGGATTGATGGACGGTGCTCTGCAGCGGCACATTGAAATGCAGGCGATGCGACTTGGCGCAAAGGTGAGACTGCGCGTGGCTCTTCGCAGTTTCGGAGGGATCTGCCGATTGGCGGGCAAAGGAGCAGGCATCGGCATTGTTCCGGAAACGGCGGCTCGGCATTGGAAGCGCACGGTGCGAATGGATTTCGCCAGACTTTCAGACGAATGGGCGACACGTCACCTGTCCGCTGGCATACACAGCGGTGCTGAACTGACACCTGCCGCACAAAGCCTGTTCGAGCATCTGACAGCGGATAACTGCGCCTGA